A region of Rhizobium grahamii DNA encodes the following proteins:
- the fdhF gene encoding formate dehydrogenase subunit alpha, protein MPLVHEIDYGTPASTSETMVTLTIDGNQVTVPEGTSVMRASMDAGIEIPKLCATDMIDAFGSCRLCLVEIQGRAGLPASCTTPVAPGMVVSTQTNRLKDVRKGVMELYISDHPLDCLTCAANGDCELQDMAGAVGLRDVRYGYEGDNHVKARNNGDLNLKWAPKDESNPYFTFDPAKCIVCSRCVRACEEVQGTFALTIEGRGFDSRVSAGMHEDFVSSECVSCGACVQACPTATLTEKSVIEIGQPEHSVVTTCAYCGVGCSFKAEMRGEELVRMVPWKDGQANRGHSCVKGRFAYGYSSHKDRILNPMIREKITDPWREVSWDEAFAHVASEFRRIQYQYGRDSVGGITSSRCTNEETYLVQKLVRAGFRNNNVDTCARVCHSPTGYGLGQAFGTSAGTQNFDSVEQSDVVVIIGANPTDGHPVFGSRLKKRLRQGAKLIVIDPRRTDIVRSPHVEASYHLPLKPGTNVAILTSLAHVIVTEGLFNEAFIRERCDWSEFEDWASFVAEPHHSPEASEKFTGVPADLVRGAARLYAKGGNGAIYYGLGVTEHSQGSTTVMAIANLAMVTGNIGRPGVGVNPLRGQNNVQGSCDMGSFPHELPGYRHVSDDATRDIFEKLWGVKISNEPGLRIPNMLDAAVDGSFRGLYVQGEDILQSDPDTKHVAAGLAAMECVVVHDLFLNETANYAHVFLPGSSFLEKDGTFTNAERRINRVRKVMSPRNGYADWEVTQKMAQAMGLDWNYTHPSEIMDEIAATTPSFALVSYDYLEKVGSVQWPCNEAHPEGSPIMHVDGFVRGKGKFIRTEYVATDERTGPRFPLLLTTGRILSQYNVGAQTRRTDNVVWHPEDRLEIHAHDAEQRGIRDGDWIKLMSRSGDTTLRALITDRVAPGVVYTTFHHPDTQANVITTDFSDWATNCPEYKVTAVQVSPSNGPTDWQRDYDEQARQSRRIVSKLEPAE, encoded by the coding sequence ATGCCTCTCGTCCATGAAATCGATTACGGCACGCCGGCCTCGACCTCGGAAACCATGGTGACGCTCACCATCGACGGCAACCAGGTGACGGTGCCCGAGGGCACATCCGTCATGCGCGCCTCGATGGATGCGGGCATCGAGATCCCGAAGCTCTGCGCCACCGACATGATCGACGCCTTCGGTTCGTGCCGGCTCTGTCTCGTCGAGATCCAGGGGCGCGCGGGTTTGCCCGCGTCGTGCACAACGCCGGTTGCACCTGGCATGGTGGTCTCGACGCAGACGAACCGCCTGAAGGATGTCCGCAAGGGCGTGATGGAGCTCTACATCTCCGATCATCCGCTCGACTGTCTGACGTGCGCTGCAAACGGCGATTGCGAGCTGCAGGACATGGCGGGTGCGGTCGGTCTGCGCGATGTGCGCTACGGCTATGAGGGCGACAACCATGTCAAGGCGCGCAACAACGGCGATCTCAATCTCAAATGGGCGCCGAAGGACGAGTCCAATCCCTATTTCACCTTCGATCCCGCCAAGTGTATCGTCTGTTCGCGCTGCGTGCGCGCCTGCGAGGAAGTCCAGGGTACGTTCGCACTGACAATTGAAGGCCGCGGCTTCGATTCGCGTGTTTCGGCCGGCATGCATGAGGACTTCGTCTCGTCCGAATGTGTTTCCTGCGGGGCCTGCGTGCAGGCCTGCCCGACGGCGACGCTGACCGAAAAATCGGTGATCGAGATTGGCCAACCGGAGCATTCCGTCGTCACCACCTGCGCCTATTGCGGCGTCGGCTGCTCCTTCAAGGCTGAGATGCGTGGCGAAGAGCTGGTACGCATGGTGCCCTGGAAGGACGGGCAGGCAAACCGCGGCCATTCCTGCGTCAAGGGTCGCTTCGCCTATGGCTATTCCAGCCACAAGGATCGCATCCTCAATCCGATGATCCGCGAGAAGATTACCGATCCCTGGCGCGAAGTGAGCTGGGACGAGGCCTTTGCGCATGTCGCCTCCGAGTTCCGCCGCATCCAGTATCAGTACGGTCGCGATTCCGTCGGTGGCATCACCTCGTCTCGCTGCACCAACGAGGAGACCTATCTGGTGCAGAAGCTGGTGCGTGCCGGCTTCCGCAACAACAACGTCGATACATGCGCTCGCGTCTGCCATTCGCCAACCGGATACGGCCTCGGCCAGGCTTTCGGCACCTCGGCCGGCACGCAGAACTTCGACAGCGTCGAGCAGAGCGATGTCGTCGTCATCATTGGCGCCAACCCGACAGATGGGCATCCGGTTTTCGGCTCGCGCCTGAAGAAACGGCTGCGCCAGGGCGCCAAGCTGATCGTCATCGATCCGCGCCGCACCGACATCGTTCGCTCGCCGCATGTCGAGGCGTCCTATCACCTGCCGCTGAAGCCCGGTACGAACGTCGCGATCCTGACGTCGCTGGCACATGTCATCGTGACGGAAGGATTGTTCAACGAGGCCTTCATCCGCGAGCGCTGCGACTGGTCTGAGTTCGAGGACTGGGCAAGCTTCGTCGCCGAGCCGCATCACAGCCCGGAAGCGTCCGAGAAATTCACCGGCGTTCCTGCAGATCTCGTGCGCGGCGCAGCACGTCTCTACGCCAAAGGCGGCAACGGGGCGATCTACTATGGTCTCGGCGTTACCGAACACAGCCAGGGGTCGACCACCGTCATGGCGATAGCCAACCTTGCTATGGTGACCGGCAATATCGGCCGTCCCGGCGTCGGCGTGAACCCGTTGCGCGGGCAGAACAACGTGCAGGGCTCGTGCGACATGGGGTCGTTCCCACATGAGTTGCCTGGCTATCGTCACGTCTCCGACGATGCGACGCGCGACATCTTCGAGAAGCTCTGGGGCGTCAAGATCAGCAATGAGCCGGGGCTGCGCATTCCGAACATGCTGGATGCAGCGGTCGATGGGTCGTTCAGAGGCCTCTACGTCCAGGGTGAGGATATCCTGCAATCCGACCCTGATACGAAGCACGTCGCCGCCGGCCTTGCTGCCATGGAGTGCGTCGTCGTTCACGACCTCTTCCTGAACGAGACGGCAAATTACGCGCATGTCTTCCTGCCGGGCTCGAGCTTCCTCGAGAAGGACGGCACCTTCACCAATGCCGAGCGCCGTATCAACCGCGTTCGCAAGGTCATGAGCCCGCGCAACGGTTATGCCGACTGGGAAGTGACGCAGAAAATGGCGCAGGCCATGGGGCTTGACTGGAACTACACGCATCCCTCCGAGATCATGGACGAGATCGCCGCGACGACGCCGAGCTTTGCGCTCGTCTCCTACGACTATCTGGAGAAGGTGGGTTCGGTGCAGTGGCCCTGCAACGAGGCGCATCCCGAGGGATCGCCGATCATGCATGTCGACGGATTCGTCCGCGGCAAGGGCAAGTTCATCCGCACCGAGTATGTCGCGACCGACGAGCGGACGGGCCCGCGCTTCCCGCTGCTGCTGACGACGGGCCGCATCCTCAGCCAGTACAATGTCGGAGCCCAGACGCGCCGCACCGACAACGTCGTCTGGCATCCGGAAGACCGTCTGGAGATCCACGCGCACGATGCCGAACAGCGTGGCATTCGCGATGGCGACTGGATCAAGCTGATGAGCCGCTCGGGCGACACGACGCTGCGGGCGCTGATTACCGACCGGGTGGCGCCGGGCGTCGTCTACACCACCTTCCACCACCCGGATACGCAGGCGAACGTCATCACGACGGACTTCTCGGACTGGGCGACCAACTGCCCCGAATACAAGGTGACCGCCGTACAGGTCTCGCCGTCCAACGGCCCGACCGACTGGCAGCGGGACTATGATGAGCAGGCACGCCAGAGCCGTCGCATCGTCAGCAAGCTGGAGCCCGCCGAGTGA